The following are encoded together in the Azospirillum lipoferum 4B genome:
- the yihA gene encoding ribosome biogenesis GTP-binding protein YihA/YsxC, which yields MTTPDTPTTNTPSIVSGFDEAALEAGRLLFAKECDFVWGANALNQLPEADLPEVAFAGRSNVGKSSLVNALTGRKTLARTSNTPGRTQQLNFFNLGNRLKLVDMPGYGYAKESKEKVEAWNDMVRRFLRGRVTLRRALVLIDSRHGLKPNDHEIMEMLDRTAVPYVVVLTKADKVKPTELDKIRHDTQAGLKKHPAAFPDIHVTSSEKGTGIAELRASLAALALAAE from the coding sequence ATGACGACTCCCGACACGCCGACCACGAACACTCCCAGCATCGTTTCCGGCTTCGACGAGGCCGCGCTGGAGGCCGGGCGGCTGCTGTTCGCCAAGGAGTGCGACTTCGTCTGGGGCGCCAACGCGCTGAACCAGCTGCCTGAGGCCGATTTGCCGGAGGTCGCCTTCGCCGGGCGGTCGAATGTCGGCAAGTCGAGCCTGGTGAACGCGCTGACCGGTCGCAAGACGCTGGCCCGCACCTCCAACACGCCGGGGCGCACGCAGCAGCTCAACTTCTTCAACCTCGGCAACCGGCTGAAGCTGGTGGACATGCCGGGCTACGGCTATGCCAAGGAATCGAAGGAGAAGGTGGAGGCGTGGAACGACATGGTCCGCCGCTTCCTGCGCGGGCGGGTGACTCTGCGCCGGGCGCTGGTGCTGATCGATTCGCGCCATGGGCTGAAGCCCAACGACCATGAGATCATGGAGATGCTGGACCGCACGGCGGTTCCCTATGTCGTCGTGCTGACCAAGGCGGACAAGGTGAAGCCGACGGAGCTGGATAAGATCCGCCACGACACCCAGGCGGGGCTGAAGAAGCACCCCGCCGCCTTCCCCGACATCCACGTCACCAGTTCGGAGAAAGGCACCGGCATCGCCGAGCTGCGCGCCAGCCTCGCCGCGCTCGCACTCGCCGCGGAATAG